The genomic segment CGTTCCACCATCTGTCATACTTGATGTGAGAGGGGGTGATATTGCTGGTGTTTCGAAACTAGCCCTGTTACTTGGAGCTCTCATACTTGTCAGTCTGGCTGCAGGATACGGTCATGTGATTACGCTTGTCATAGCCGGTCAGAGATCCATGTACGATGTTCGAACAGAACTTTTCAGACATATCCAGAAGCTCTCACTGAATTTCTATTCGAAGAATCCAATCGGAAGGCTTGTCACAAGAGTTACGAACGATATTGAAGCCCTTAACGAAATGTTCACTGCTGTTCTGGTCAACCTTGTCAAGGATGTTATTCTCATAACAGGTACAGCTGTTATCCTGTTCCTGCTGAACTGGAGACTTGCTTTAGTGTCCCTTGCAGTAGCTCCGATCTTCTTAATCGTTACGGTCATTTTCCGGGTTAAGGCAAGGGGAGCATACAGGAGTGTTAGAAAGTATCTGGCTAAATTGAACTCCAGCCTCGCAGAAGACCTCGGCGGTATTAAGATAGTGCAGATATTCAGGCAGGAAAAAAGGCGCAGACAGGAGTACAGCGAGACCAACAGCAACTACTTTAAAGCAAATATGAAACAACTTATGATCTTCGGAATATTCCGACCGCTTATTGAAATAACCGCTTCTGCGGGAGTCGCCCTTGTTCTTATTTACGGCGGAGGGAGTGTATTGAAAGGAGCTCTCACCATTGGTGCTCTGGTTGCATTCATCAGTTACGTAAGGCAGATGTTCCAGCCGCTTGCGGACATCAGCCAGAAATACAACATCATGCAGAGCGCGATGGCTGCCGCTGAGCGAATCTTCGGCATACTCGACACTGATCCGGAAATCACCAGTAAAGCTTTATCTGAACATGGTTCTGTTGAGGGAAGAATCGAATTCGATGATGTAACCTTTTCGTATGAGAGGGACAAGATTATCCTTCGAAAGGTCTCGTTTGAATTGGAACCGGGCCGAAGTGTTGCCCTTGTAGGACCTACAGGAGCAGGAAAAACATCCATTATCAGCTTGCTGTGCAGATTCTATGATGTTGATTCAGGCAGGATTCTGCTGGATGGAACAGACTTGAGGGATCTTCCCGTTCGAACCCTGAGGGATAATATCTCTATCGTGCTCCAGGATGCGTTTATTTTCAGCAGAAGTATTGCTGATAATATCCGTCTCGGAAAGGATCTTTCTGACGAGGAGGTTAGAAAAGCCGCGGATATGGTGCAGGCAACACCTTTTATCGAGAAACTTCCGGAAGGTTTTAATACGGTAATGGCTGAGCGGGGAACCACTCTGTCAACCGGTCAGAAGCAGCTCATCTGTTTTGCGAGAGCACTCGTTCACGATCCTCGAATCCTGATACTGGACGAGGCAACCAGTAATGTAGATCCTGCAACTGAGCAGCTGATACAGAACGCTATTGAAATTCTGATGAATAACCGCACCAGTATTGTGGTCGCTCACAGACTGAGCACAATCCAGAAAGCTGACCAGATACTTGTGATTGATGACGGTAGAATCCTTGAGAGAGGTAACCACCAGGAACTGCTCTCGCGGAGGGGTATTTACTATAATCTCTATCTCCTGCAGTACGATGGGAACTCTGCGGAATGAATTCATTAAAACAAACAGAAATCATGAGGGAAGGGAGATGTATGAACTTCTCTGTCATCATGATATGTGTCGTCTCACTGATCGGGAGCTTTCCTGCATCTGCAGACAGAGTCTCGGAAAGGTTCAGCGTATCTCCTGAAGGGATTATTATAGACAGTGAAACACGGCTGCAATGGATGGTTGGACCTGACATGGATTTCACATGGTTTGATGCTCGATCCTGGATAAATGAGCTTGAGGGGAACTGGCGCATGCCATCCAAGTATGAACTTCTCGATCTTTTCAATGCCGGTGTCGATATCTATCACTGGGGACCTTTTGATAACAATGGGAAGTACGTCTGGGCATTTGATATCCAGAGCAACGACTTATCGTTTCTGTTTAGTTTTGTGCCGGATTATGATTTCTTGGAAAGACATTATTCAGAAGATCCAATTGGAATTCGAGTATTCGCGGTCTATTCTCCACCGATCAGGAGGAGACTTGTCCTACGTACATCCCGCAGTTGGAACCAATTTGATTTTCCCTTGTTTCCCCGATACTCAGGATAACATCAAAACCCGCACTTCGGAATTCACTCACAAGATAATCTGCTGATCCAGGATCGTCAGGATCGATTGTTCCAGACATTTCCTTATGCCTTGAGGAACGCGTCGGGTTTACAGGAGTGAGTTTTATCATGAAATGCTCAGGAGAGAAAATGTCCGCTATTACGGAAGGTTCAACTGGAAAGCCCTCAACCGGAGCGAAATTAAGCGCGATCTTTCTGTCACCCTGACTGTAGAATCTGCTTCCCCAGTCACTCATTTTTCTGAAGCTCCATGATTTCACAGGAACGAGTTTCCGGCGAGCATTTTCCGAGGTTGTGTGAAGCGAAAACTGCATCTGGAAATTGCCATTCGGATACAACCTGTTCTTGATTTCCGCCAACCTGTTGAAGAACGCATCAGTTTCATCCGGTGCAACCGTTGAAATACAGGGGATAAGTCCCGGAGCGTCATACAGGACAGGTAACCTTTCAAGAACATCCGGAACTGCCGGATTAAATGCGGCATCACCCATCCGAGCGAACTGAATCTTGAACTTGTTTACAGGAATTCTTCCATCAGAATAGCGCTTCTTAACCATATAATCGATCTGATCTAATATTTCACAGGCAGAGAGTTTTCCGGCGTACCGGTTTCCGGCATCGCAAATTGGACAGCCAACCGGACATCCCCGAAGAGTTGATACGATGAGCACCCATTTTTCTGAAGCGGGAATGGGAGGTTGAACTGACTCAACGAACTCAATGAGTTCGCCGTCATCCAGTTCAGCTATGTAGACAGTGGCAAGATCAGGCTCACCCTGTTTTCCGATGATTTTCATTTCAAGCAGGTCCATTCATCTTTATAAAATCACACGAATGACCAGCAGCCTGCAGTCCATGTCCCGCGGCAATCGCTGCCTGTCCCAGGCTGCCGAGCGAAGCATCTCCAATGATGTAAAGCCCCGGGATCGATGTTCTCACATTGCCTGATTCGTATTTCATCTCGTCCTGCATCACAGGTAATTTCGGTTTTCTCCCGGTTGCGGCAAGCACAGATCCGACCAGATGTTCACCATTGTTACCATCTGAACGATATCTGACAAGAAGATCGTTTCCCGAATTGATTATCGAAACGGGCTCGGTATTATACAAAATTCTGATTCCACTGCGAGTTTCAACCTCGTCTTTCAATTTTCCACAAGCTCTCAGACAGGAATTCCTCACAAGGATATTAACGTTTGAGCCTGCGTCCGAGAGGCTCAGGGCATAATCGAGCGCTGCTTCTCCTCCCCCGATAACTATTGTAGTGGAAGGAACCGGTACTGGAATATCCAGTATAGATCGAAGCAGTATCGAAGAAGCGTTTCCGGGGATTGAATAATCTACCGGAACGGTTCCTGTCGCAACGATGACCGAAGCAGAAGTAATTACTCCCTGATTGGTGAATATTTCAAAACCATCACTGATCTGAACGATTGAATCCGCCTGGCAATCCAGCACTGTTATCCCGAATCCGGATATATGAGAACAAAGCTTCTCAGCGAATTCGCTGCCTGGAATAGCCGAAAGCCCAGGGTAATTTTCTATAAGACGGGCTTCCCTGATCAGGCCGCCTGCTCTGCCCGTTGTATCCAGAAGCCTGAGATCGAGGCCAAGTCTTCGGCATTGAACAGCAGCAGCGCATCCTGCTGGTCCCGCACCGATTATCGCTGTTTCAATCAAGGTAGACTCATCCTTCCCGGGTTGAACAGATGGAAGCTGTATCGGAAATGACTGCAAAGCCGTTCGCAAGCCCAAGCAGGCTGCCGAGGTGAAGCTCCTCAGTACTGCTTGTCAGAGCATCCGCAGCAATAAAAACCTCGAACCCCCTCACGAAGGCGGATCTGGCTGCAGTCTCACAGCAGAGATGAGTCAGAACTCCTGTCACAAGAACCTGTTCGATGTTGAGTTCTCTCAGATACTTCTCGAGGCCGGTGCGGTGAAAAGCATCATATGTATTCTTCTGAAAAATTCTTTCTTCCACTGAAGGAGCAAGCCGGGAAATTATTTCTGACTCCTGGCTGCCGCATCTGATATAGTCGCTGAAGAACTTTCCGAGCATACCCAGATCATGCTTTCCCCTGTGGCAATGCCTCGTAAAAACAACAGTACCGGTGATATTTCTCCAATACTGTAACAGTGCGGATATCTGCGGGATTATCGCCTCGGTAGACGGCAGATATACCCTTCCGTCCGGGTGCGCGAAGTAGTGTACCATGTCTACGATTAATAGGGCACATTTAGATGGTTCGATGAACAGATTGGGTCTGAATCGGTTCCTGGCCTGGATCTTACCAAGCCAGTAAGCGGTTTTCTCAGTAATATTATCCGGAGTTACAAATATATCGGTCAGCATCATCACTCCCTGAGAACTGCAGTTGTTTTTTCAATCATATTTTTTCTAACTTTTATAAATGATAGATCTCCCGAACCCCTGACTGCATGGATGATAGTAAACATAACTGAAAACAGGAGAGGGGAGAGGAGATCTGGGCACCACCCTTGCATCATTCAATAAAGCATTGCATAATTCCGTATGTTGTAAGGTTTTCCGGGAGGGATGCATTTGAAAACTCAGCTGATATCACTATCGATCATGTTCGTTGTCCTTGTTCTCCTGACGCCGTTTCCTGAGATTGATTCTCTGCGGAGGACATTTACCACTGGATTTTCGGATACTCCTGTTTCCGCAGTCAGATCAGCCGACACCATCGAACAAAGCGCATTCTCTGTTGATCCTCAGGAAGATACCGGACCTGCCGATGAGCCTCCGATATCCGTCTGTGCCTCAGGTGCTGAGTGTGTCTCAGGTTCTGAACCGGACCGCACCGGCGTGATCCCTGCAGGAAGCCGCATCATAAGGGAAACAGGGCTTGATGAATACCAGATGGAGAAGCATTCCACTGGTATTCGGGAAACCCAGGTATCACGTTCCAGCCAGCATAGCTTCACACCTAAGAGCAGATTCTACGCAACATCTATCCATGGTAACACAGTGCCGACGAGACAGAATTTCGATTTCAATGATTTTCTACAGAAGCAATATCATGCGGCTCAAAGGAGCAACATCAAACAGAAGCATTTCATGCAACAGCAGGTTCCAGCCTCTGTCGTGGAGAGCTGGCTCCTGCCTGGAAACGGTCCGGAGAACTCACCTGGTGAGCAACCGTTCACGCAGCAGCTCGATGACGGAGCCTTCAGAGAAACCGGTCAGATATTCAACAGGGATCATCATCAGCAGCGATCCGTACCCTCTCTTCGTCCCGAACGAAGAGCGGCCGGCAGCCTGTCATCGGGAATAAGAGCCTCGCAACGCTGAATCATCGTTGGTATCAACAGTGCTCTCTTTTATTCTATTTGATTACTGATTTTATTTACAGAACACTTGACTTTATAAATGACAGTAAGCATAACTGATGATATGAGAGGGGAGAGGAGAAGAAAAATGATTCGCCTGTTAGTTATTCTGTTGATTCCATTCATTGTAATGACCGCCTGCGTTGATACTGAGCAGAGCGTGACGCAGCCGGAGTCAGGCTACAGTTCAGGCTGGCGCGACGGTGGCAGCGCTGAGGAAATCTGTC from the Candidatus Aegiribacteria sp. genome contains:
- a CDS encoding ABC transporter ATP-binding protein/permease encodes the protein MNGSPFVEDSAGGKLYDRTLIRRLLHYVRPHRKLIFLAMFFMIVTASVELIIPYITKQAIDKYLAKLYQVYTAPSEVCEDLLESSSDSTGFIAISLDTLLVQKATLDRMDPSERMEMEQQGTLDRETCYLFPEDRYNDETGFVMGRYWLVPETELSSVPPSVILDVRGGDIAGVSKLALLLGALILVSLAAGYGHVITLVIAGQRSMYDVRTELFRHIQKLSLNFYSKNPIGRLVTRVTNDIEALNEMFTAVLVNLVKDVILITGTAVILFLLNWRLALVSLAVAPIFLIVTVIFRVKARGAYRSVRKYLAKLNSSLAEDLGGIKIVQIFRQEKRRRQEYSETNSNYFKANMKQLMIFGIFRPLIEITASAGVALVLIYGGGSVLKGALTIGALVAFISYVRQMFQPLADISQKYNIMQSAMAAAERIFGILDTDPEITSKALSEHGSVEGRIEFDDVTFSYERDKIILRKVSFELEPGRSVALVGPTGAGKTSIISLLCRFYDVDSGRILLDGTDLRDLPVRTLRDNISIVLQDAFIFSRSIADNIRLGKDLSDEEVRKAADMVQATPFIEKLPEGFNTVMAERGTTLSTGQKQLICFARALVHDPRILILDEATSNVDPATEQLIQNAIEILMNNRTSIVVAHRLSTIQKADQILVIDDGRILERGNHQELLSRRGIYYNLYLLQYDGNSAE
- a CDS encoding radical SAM protein, with the translated sequence MKIIGKQGEPDLATVYIAELDDGELIEFVESVQPPIPASEKWVLIVSTLRGCPVGCPICDAGNRYAGKLSACEILDQIDYMVKKRYSDGRIPVNKFKIQFARMGDAAFNPAVPDVLERLPVLYDAPGLIPCISTVAPDETDAFFNRLAEIKNRLYPNGNFQMQFSLHTTSENARRKLVPVKSWSFRKMSDWGSRFYSQGDRKIALNFAPVEGFPVEPSVIADIFSPEHFMIKLTPVNPTRSSRHKEMSGTIDPDDPGSADYLVSEFRSAGFDVILSIGETRENQIGSNCGMYVGQVSS
- a CDS encoding NAD(P)/FAD-dependent oxidoreductase, which codes for MIETAIIGAGPAGCAAAVQCRRLGLDLRLLDTTGRAGGLIREARLIENYPGLSAIPGSEFAEKLCSHISGFGITVLDCQADSIVQISDGFEIFTNQGVITSASVIVATGTVPVDYSIPGNASSILLRSILDIPVPVPSTTIVIGGGEAALDYALSLSDAGSNVNILVRNSCLRACGKLKDEVETRSGIRILYNTEPVSIINSGNDLLVRYRSDGNNGEHLVGSVLAATGRKPKLPVMQDEMKYESGNVRTSIPGLYIIGDASLGSLGQAAIAAGHGLQAAGHSCDFIKMNGPA
- a CDS encoding isochorismatase family protein, with product MLTDIFVTPDNITEKTAYWLGKIQARNRFRPNLFIEPSKCALLIVDMVHYFAHPDGRVYLPSTEAIIPQISALLQYWRNITGTVVFTRHCHRGKHDLGMLGKFFSDYIRCGSQESEIISRLAPSVEERIFQKNTYDAFHRTGLEKYLRELNIEQVLVTGVLTHLCCETAARSAFVRGFEVFIAADALTSSTEELHLGSLLGLANGFAVISDTASICSTREG